GTCTCCCTCCCGCAACGGCCGCCCCGGGTACGGACGGTCGGCATGTGACCCACATCGCATGATAGACCACGTTGAGACAGATCGGAAAATGCGTTCCTATCCTCGCCCGCGACCCGTGGGCGACCCGTCCATCGTCAGCAGGCGGTGACACCGCCGCAGACGCTCGCGCCACCAGTACTGACGCTCTTCTTCGACCGCGGGTTCCCGCACGTCGACCGCGGCGTCGGGGCCGAACCATCGCGTTCCCACCGCGCCGTCGACCATCTGGAACGACGCGGCGACATCCGCGGCGAGCAACGACCCGGTGCCCAGCCCGCACGCAAGCTCCAGGCGCGGTAGCGCGGCCGCGGCAGCCACGCCGGCGGCCATCCCGATCGCGCTGTCGAGGGCACTCGAGACCACGATGTCGAGTCCCAGGTTCTCGGCGAGCTGGAGGGTTGCGCGCATGCCGCCGAGCGGCGCGACCTTGACCACCGCCACGTCAGCGGCGTCGGCCGCGACGACACGGTACGGGTCCTCGGCCTTCCTGATGGATTCGTCGGCCGCGATCGGCACCTCGACCGCCCGACGCACGGCCGCCAGTTCTTCGACTGTGCGACAGGGCTGTTCGGCATACTCGACCTCACCGATGGCGCGCAGGGCGGCGATGGCCTCGTCTACGGTCCAGCCGCCGTTCGCATCGATGCGCACCCTGCCGATGAGCTCCCGCGTCGCCGCGACCCGGGCGACGTCGTCGTCGAGGGTCTGCCCGGGTTCGGCGACCTTGACCTTCGCGGTTCCCGCGCCGGGGTATCGCTGCAGCAATGCGTCGACCTCGTCGGCGGGGATGGCGGGCACGGTCGCGTTGACCGGGACGGTGTCGCGGACCGCGGCGGGAGGGCCGACCCAGGCGGCCTCGATGCCGGCCCGCAGCCACGAGGCCGCCTCCGGGTCGTCGTACTCGACGAACGGACCGAACTCCCCCAGCCCGCCGGCCCCGCGAAGACCATCGTCTCGCGCGTGGTCAGGCCACGGAATCTCGTACGCATCGGCAGCCGAACCGCGACAGCGGAAGCGAGGACGTCCTCGACGTCGGGAAGGACCCAGTCCGGTTGCCTGCCCCGCATCATCCGTCCTCCCTCTCCGCCTACAGATCACCCCGCGTCGTTGGAACAACCTTCCAAGTTTGTTCCAAGTGCGATATTCTCGCCGCCATGTCAGTCAACCAGGGATTCGACGCCGGTATCCGCGAGGCAGAGCCGATGATCGTCGACGACACTCCGGACACCGCGGGCGAGATCGCCTCGCCACGTCTGGGCGCCGACTCGCTCGTGTGGAAGTTCTACGGCGACAACCGCGGACTGCTGGGCTTCCAGCGTCTGGCCGGCACCGAGAACTGCATCGAACAACTCGGCCAGGCCGTGCTCGATCACTCGATCATCTTCAGCGACTTCCTCGGCCGGGCCAAGCGGACCGGCCCCCCGGTCATGCGGACCGTGTACAGCACCGAGCCGGAGAAGTGGGGGCGCACGGTGCGCGACTTCCACCGCGACATCAAGGGCACCATCAGCGACGGATCGCGGTACCACGCACTCAATCCGGAGTTGTTCTACTGGGCGCACGCGACGTTCGTCGACCAGGTTCTCTACATCACCGACACCTTCATCCGACGCCTGAGTTACGCCGAGAAGGTCCAGATCTTCGAGGAGAGCAAGGTCTGGTATCAGCTCTACGGGGTGAGCGATCGCGGGCAGCCGCAGACCTACGAGGAGTTCGTCCAGTACTGGGACGACATGCTCGACCGGTTCGTGCCGCACAAGACGATCGTCTACGCCACCGGCTACATCCGGCAGGGGCTCCCCCGCCCCAAGAAGATCCCCGCGCCCGTGTGGAAGATCCTGTCGCTTCCGTTGAACGCCTTCATCCGCACCGTTGTCGTCGGAACGCTGCCCCAGCAGATGCGTGACGTGTGCGACCTCGAGTGGAACGACAGGCGCGAGAAGAACTTCCAACGGTTCGCCGCCCTCATGCGGGCTGCCAACCCGTTGATCAACCGCCTGCCGCTCAAGTACCTCTACGTCCCCTGGGCCTACGACGCATGGCGCAAGGTCGGGATCGACCCGCGACCGCTGCACAACAAGCCCGCCTGACCCGCTCCGCTCTCTGAGCTGAGGAGCACCATCCCCCGCCCCCGGAGGAGCACCATCCCGCCCCGGACAAGCGCGATCCCCCGCTCCCTGAGGAGCACCATCCCGCCCCGGAGGAGCACCATCCCGCCCCGGACGAGCGCCATCCCCCGCTCCCTGAGGAGCGAGCTTGCGAGCGTCACGAAGGGTCTTGGTGACATTCGTGGCAGACCCTTCGTGACGCGCCCTCCGCAAGCTCCGGGCGCTCCTCAGGGAGCAGTGGTGGGCCAATGGTTTCGCGGTTCTCTCGGATCAGGAACCAGCGAGCCGGAGATGACGCCGGCAGGCGTCAGTGCCCGAGGAACCCGTCGACGTGGGTGACGAACTCCTCGGCGCGGTCGCGGTGAACGCTGTGCCCCGCCTCGATGGTGACGAACCGCGAGTTCGGCAGGGCGTCGCTGAGGGTCCGCAGGTGGCGCGGCGGCAGGAAGCTCTTCTCGCCACCGGAGATGACCATGGCGGTGGCCTGCACATCCGGCAGCTCCGACCACCAGTGCGGCGCGCAGACGTCGAATTCGGCGACGATCTGGTCGCCCATCCGGCCGTCGTAGCGGATGACCGGAAAGGGGTTGCGCGCGAGCGCGATCAGCCCACGAATCTGCTCGCCCAGGGTGGCGCGCATGGCGATGCCCTCGGACAGATCGGCCTCGTCGCGGGGCATCGGCGGCACCTCTTCGAGCACCAGGCGTCGGATCCTCGTCGGCTCACGCATGGCCAATCGCAGCGCGGTGTGGGCACCGAGCGAATGGCCGACCACGTCGGCGACCGCGATCCCGAGGGTGTCGAGGACATAGGCCAGGTCGTCGCGGAAGTCGTCGAGCCGGTAGACCTCACGGGCCCGGCCGCTCCGCCCGTGTCCACGGAGGTCCACGCTGATCACCGCACGCCCGCGGGCGCGGAGTGCCGTCGCGAGCCGGCGCCAGGTCGAATGGTCCGATGCCATCCCGTGCACGAGGACGACCGGTACGCCCCGGTCGGCCTCCCCCGCGATCCGGACCGCGAGGTCGGGGTCGCCGCTTCGACGCAGAACACGCATGACCGTCAGCTTACGAACGTCGGCCGTGCGGGCGCCGTCACACTCCACCCGGCCGTCCGCGCAGACCGCACCTCACCGGTCGTCGTCACCGGTCGCGGAACCAGCCGCTGTTCTTGGCGCGCCACACCATGTCCTCCCAATACCCCCAGGCGTGTGTCCCGACGGACGGAAAGTCCGTCGTGACCGGGATGCCCTGCAACGCGGCCGCGACTTCGAACGACCGGGTCTGCGCGAGCGACACCACCTCCAGCGGTGTGCCCTTGACCGAGGCCACGGCGTCGGCGTTGTGCGGACCCCACGTCGCCGAACCGGACCCGATGCGGATCTTCATCCCCCGCATCCGCGGCAGCTGGACGAGTGCATCGTTGCGCGTCCACCGGTCACTCCAGGGCGGTCCCCACATGGCGTCCGCGCTGAACGGACCGACCCCCGCCCCGACACCGGCGTCGATCAACGCGAGCCGAACGGCCTCTCGCATCGTGGGCGCGGAGAGGTTCAGGTAGCCGGACATCGAGAAGACGTGCGAGATGCGCTTGCGGTGGTACGCCCCGTAGACCATCGCCGCGTTACCGCCCATGGAGATGCCCATGATCGCGTATTTGCCCAGCGGGCCGACGGCGAGTCCGCGCGCGTCGAGTTCGCGCACGATGGTGTCGAGTCGGCACGTCCACCGATAGCGGTATCCGACCTTGTTGGCCGGGCTCGCCGCTTCCCAATCGGTGTAGAAGCTCGCGAGACCTCCGACCGGTTGGATCACGTTGACGCCGGAGTCGGCGATGCGGTGGACACGCGTGTCGCGACGCCAGCCACTGATGTCACCGGTCGCGCGAAGACCGTCGAGAGCGATGACGGTTTTGCTGTTGCCCCACCGGGTCCAGGTGTCGACCGGGGTGCTCGGCATGCCGCAGCCGGACACGTGGAACCTGCCGAACGCGGCCGACGCGGACGCGTTACCCGACCCGATGGTGACCACGCCGACCACCGCGAGGAGCGCGAGGGCGAACGCGAGGGCTCGACGTCGGCGGGCAAGCCGACGCGGCCGTAGTGAAAGCTGCACCGACGAACTGTAATTCGATGACGATCAGCAATGCCACGGCTGTGACCCTAGGGCATCGACATCGATATCGAGTGGTGACCAGAGTGACTACAGTGAATCAAGTGGCGTATGTGGCAGAGGATTTACCTTGTTACAGACCATCCACGCATCCTCAGAGATCGTCGACGATGCGCTGACGCGCCCGCGCGTACTCCTCCTCGGTGACCGCGCCGGTGCGGCGCAGTTCGTCCAGCGACGCGAGCCGTTCGGCCGGCGAACGGCCCGGGTCACCACCCCGGCCCGACCCGCCACCGGCCTTGGTGAACGACGGGGGGTCCATTCGAGACGAGCTCGCCGAATCCGCCCGGACTCCCGCCCAGCCGCGCACGACCTCCATGACCTCCGCTCGGGCCGCGGGATTGGACCGCAGATCGATCACGCCACTGCCCGCCACCCCGTGACGCCCCAGGATCTGCAGGATCTCGCCCAGCGGTTCCGCCTGACCGGTGAGATCGTAGGTCCGGCCGTCCTCTTCGGAGGTGAACCTGGCCGGCACCGAACCGGCGAGCAAAGCGGTTGCCTGCCAGTCGATCTCGAAGTCCTGAGACTCGGGATCGACCATCACGGCCAACCGACGGGCGTGAAGCAGCGGCTGCTGGTAATGCGGCACGACCTTCCTCGTCGACACCTCGAACGGAGCGAGTCCCTCGGCGTGGATCCGGAGCCCGAGCTTCATCAGCGGCTGGTCGTTGATCTCGACATTCGTCTGACCGATCGAGGTGATCTCGGCGATGCCGAACACTCCGGCGGCGCGCAGGCGTTCCAGCTTGGCGCCACCCCGATAGTTGAACCACGCGATGGCAACGCCGAGAACGATATCCAGCACGGTGATGCCGATCCCGGTCCACAGCATCCACTCCGTGTCGGGTGCATCGATCACGAAGTAGGCGACGAGGAAGATCGGACCGACGATCCCGCACAGCATGACAAACGCGAAAGTGCCCACGGCACTCCACACATGGGCAGGAACACGTGGCCCGGTCCCCGACTCTCCGAACATGGTCATGCGCGAACTCTATGCGCGGACCTGCGGCGACGGAAGTTCGAAGGCCGAGGCGTCCCACCTTGGAACGACATGGAAGCGCCACCGTTCGCAGTCGGCGCCGGATACGAGTAGTTCGCCGCACTTTCCCGGGTCAAAGTTGCCTGATCTGCGGTTTCGGCACGACCCGGAGAGTCTCGGTGGCACACTCTGCGCTCAGATGAGCACGCCGAGGCTCACCACCGAGAGGTTCCCCATGGACGACACCCGCTCGCATCGGTTCACCCGGCTCCTCTCGACGATGGCCGTCACCGCCGCCATCGTCGCGAGCTCCGCCCTGAGTGGAGGCGGGGTCGCCTCGGCCGCACCACCGACGCCGACCCAATAACTCTGCGGCCAGAGCACCGACGATCCTGCCACCGATAAGTCCCTGCTTCTCTGGGGAAAGGTGAAGGGCACCAAGCCCGGTCAGATCGGCGACAACATCGACGTCATTCAGCCGGGTCCCCAGTACCAGCCGAACCCGAAGTACGTGAAGTACTACGCAATCCGTCGAGGTGGTGACCACAAAGGTCACAACGATGACTTCCTGCTCCTACCCACCAACCGGATCAGGGGCATCGAATGCCCCTATCTGTACAACGGTTCCGAGTTGAACCTGTGGAGCGCGGCGTGGCTGCAGGCGGGCAAATTGGTCGCCAAGAATCCCACTCGACCGATTGCGATAGGGGTGAACTCCGCCACGGCGCGCTCGCAAAACCAGCTGCACATCCATCTGGCGCAGGTGAATCCCACCACGCTGGCCGACCTGAGGGCGATCCCCAACCCGGAGACGCATCTGGACAACTGGACGAAGACCGACGTCGTCTTGAGGGTCAACAAGACCAAATCGAAGATCCCCCGGCACTTCCGCGTCGTCAAGTACACCGGCGGTCTGCCCGATCTGTTTCGTGTCCTGAAACGTCAGCTGCCCGCCACCGAGGACATGGCGGACCAATCGATCGGCGTGGTCGATGCCGGCCAGCCCAACACCTACTTCGTCCTCACCAGCAATCCGAAACTGGGTGGTGCCGGGACGGGACTGATGGACATGATCTACGGCTGGGGCGTCTGACCCTCGGCAGGATCAACGACAAAGGCGCCCGGCCACTTTCGTGACCGGGCGCCTTCGACTCAGTGAGTCAGTGAGTCAGAACGAGATCACTTGGTGATCTTGGTGACTCGACCCGCACCGACGGTGCGGCCACCCTCGCGGATGGCGAAACGCAGGCCCTCGTCCATGGCGACCGGCTGGATGAGCTTGACGCTCATCTCGGTGTTGTCGCCCGGCATGACCATCTCGGTGCCCTCGGGGAGGGTCACGACGCCGGTCACGTCCGTGGTACGGAAGTAGAACTGCGGACGGTAGTTGTTGAAGAACGGGGTGTGACGGCCGCCCTCGTCCTTGGACAGGATGTACGCCTGGCCCTCGAACTCGGTGTGCGGGGTCGTGGTGCCCGGCTTCACGATGACCTGACCGCGCTCGACGTCCTCACGCTTGAGGCCGCGGAGCAGCAGACCGGCGTTGTCGCCTGCCTGTGCCGAATCGAGGAGCTTGTGGAACATCTCGATACCGGTGACGGTGGTCTTGGTGCTCTTCTCGCGGATGCCGACGATCTCGACTTCCTCGTTCACGTTGACCTCGCCGCGCTCCACACGACCGGTGACCACGGTGCCGCGGCCGGTGATGGTGAAAACGTCCTCGACGGGCATGAGGAACGGCTTCTCGGTCTCGCGGACCGGGTCCGGGATCGACTCGTCGACGGCAGCCATGAGCTCTTCGACCGACTTGGTCCACTCGGGGTCACCCTCGAGGGCCTTGAGAGCCGAGACCTTGACGACCGGGGCTTCCTCGTCGAACTCCTGGGCGGCCAGCAGTTCGCGGACCTCCATCTCGACGAGCTCGATGATCTCGTCGTCGTCGACCATGTCGGCCTTGTTCAGGGCGACCAGGATGTAGGGCACACCGACCTGGCGGGCCAGCAGCACGTGCTCGCGGGTCTGCGGCATCGGGCCGTCGGTGGCGGCGACCACGAGGATCGCGCCGTCCATCTGGGCAGCACCGGTGATCATGTTCTTGATGTAGTCGGCGTGACCGGGGGCGTCGACGTGGGCGTAGTGACGCTTCTCGGTCTCGTACTCGACGTGCGAGATGTTGATCGTGATACCGCGAGCTTTTTCCTCGGGAGCCTTGTCGATCTGATCGAACGCGAAGCTCTTGTTGAGGTCCGGGTACTTGTCGTGCAGCACCTTGGTGATGGCCGCGGTCAGCGTGGTCTTGCCGTGGTCGACGTGACCGATGGTGCCGATGTTCACGTGCGGCTTGGTCCGCTCGAACTTCGCCTTCGCCACTTGATTGTCCTCCTGGACTTGTTGCTCTACTGGGCGGATCCCAGCAGGGGTTTTCTTCTTACGTT
The genomic region above belongs to Gordonia hongkongensis and contains:
- a CDS encoding oxygenase MpaB family protein; this encodes MSVNQGFDAGIREAEPMIVDDTPDTAGEIASPRLGADSLVWKFYGDNRGLLGFQRLAGTENCIEQLGQAVLDHSIIFSDFLGRAKRTGPPVMRTVYSTEPEKWGRTVRDFHRDIKGTISDGSRYHALNPELFYWAHATFVDQVLYITDTFIRRLSYAEKVQIFEESKVWYQLYGVSDRGQPQTYEEFVQYWDDMLDRFVPHKTIVYATGYIRQGLPRPKKIPAPVWKILSLPLNAFIRTVVVGTLPQQMRDVCDLEWNDRREKNFQRFAALMRAANPLINRLPLKYLYVPWAYDAWRKVGIDPRPLHNKPA
- a CDS encoding alpha/beta fold hydrolase, which codes for MRVLRRSGDPDLAVRIAGEADRGVPVVLVHGMASDHSTWRRLATALRARGRAVISVDLRGHGRSGRAREVYRLDDFRDDLAYVLDTLGIAVADVVGHSLGAHTALRLAMREPTRIRRLVLEEVPPMPRDEADLSEGIAMRATLGEQIRGLIALARNPFPVIRYDGRMGDQIVAEFDVCAPHWWSELPDVQATAMVISGGEKSFLPPRHLRTLSDALPNSRFVTIEAGHSVHRDRAEEFVTHVDGFLGH
- a CDS encoding alpha/beta hydrolase; translation: MVGVVTIGSGNASASAAFGRFHVSGCGMPSTPVDTWTRWGNSKTVIALDGLRATGDISGWRRDTRVHRIADSGVNVIQPVGGLASFYTDWEAASPANKVGYRYRWTCRLDTIVRELDARGLAVGPLGKYAIMGISMGGNAAMVYGAYHRKRISHVFSMSGYLNLSAPTMREAVRLALIDAGVGAGVGPFSADAMWGPPWSDRWTRNDALVQLPRMRGMKIRIGSGSATWGPHNADAVASVKGTPLEVVSLAQTRSFEVAAALQGIPVTTDFPSVGTHAWGYWEDMVWRAKNSGWFRDR
- a CDS encoding SHOCT domain-containing protein — its product is MTMFGESGTGPRVPAHVWSAVGTFAFVMLCGIVGPIFLVAYFVIDAPDTEWMLWTGIGITVLDIVLGVAIAWFNYRGGAKLERLRAAGVFGIAEITSIGQTNVEINDQPLMKLGLRIHAEGLAPFEVSTRKVVPHYQQPLLHARRLAVMVDPESQDFEIDWQATALLAGSVPARFTSEEDGRTYDLTGQAEPLGEILQILGRHGVAGSGVIDLRSNPAARAEVMEVVRGWAGVRADSASSSRMDPPSFTKAGGGSGRGGDPGRSPAERLASLDELRRTGAVTEEEYARARQRIVDDL
- a CDS encoding CDP-diacylglycerol diphosphatase, with product MKGTKPGQIGDNIDVIQPGPQYQPNPKYVKYYAIRRGGDHKGHNDDFLLLPTNRIRGIECPYLYNGSELNLWSAAWLQAGKLVAKNPTRPIAIGVNSATARSQNQLHIHLAQVNPTTLADLRAIPNPETHLDNWTKTDVVLRVNKTKSKIPRHFRVVKYTGGLPDLFRVLKRQLPATEDMADQSIGVVDAGQPNTYFVLTSNPKLGGAGTGLMDMIYGWGV
- the tuf gene encoding elongation factor Tu encodes the protein MAKAKFERTKPHVNIGTIGHVDHGKTTLTAAITKVLHDKYPDLNKSFAFDQIDKAPEEKARGITINISHVEYETEKRHYAHVDAPGHADYIKNMITGAAQMDGAILVVAATDGPMPQTREHVLLARQVGVPYILVALNKADMVDDDEIIELVEMEVRELLAAQEFDEEAPVVKVSALKALEGDPEWTKSVEELMAAVDESIPDPVRETEKPFLMPVEDVFTITGRGTVVTGRVERGEVNVNEEVEIVGIREKSTKTTVTGIEMFHKLLDSAQAGDNAGLLLRGLKREDVERGQVIVKPGTTTPHTEFEGQAYILSKDEGGRHTPFFNNYRPQFYFRTTDVTGVVTLPEGTEMVMPGDNTEMSVKLIQPVAMDEGLRFAIREGGRTVGAGRVTKITK